In Quercus lobata isolate SW786 chromosome 12, ValleyOak3.0 Primary Assembly, whole genome shotgun sequence, a genomic segment contains:
- the LOC115971678 gene encoding F-box protein At2g27310-like: MAMAVAPVESMESLSSDLFYDILRRLDGPTLASAACSCAAFCSISKEEKLWENVCSSMWPSTNREDVKSLISSIGGFRKFYADCFPLIVNKEVTEHQWNSYPEYPEEWTEAEYYGDMDEFESISPSDFVSIVDIRYKDKTICSKVLWGIPNANGFDGWFYNCPFRIDLLTYAARDDENDGEVTLSVSDGLPPIASMERERKDGKLWQELRDGLRLSWIVVNRKIKQAANLASWSPLGGQRHWPTEKDFVLHFGSVLPAKDILPCQVVECILSMKFRVIHTEGEDVQTTLKLTELSMQLEDMEGSHVNGRNSLLILKKALSCRRSKNYSEVLESCHLYSKVQSELKEEKMRIESRLDRIFILGGISVFVMFWYIIL; this comes from the coding sequence ATGGCTATGGCGGTTGCACCAGTTGAGAGTATGGAATCATTGAGCAGCGATCTCTTCTATGACATATTAAGGCGTCTTGATGGTCCAACTTTGGCAAGTGCAGCTTGTTCTTGTGCAGCGTTCTGTTCCatatcaaaagaagaaaaattatgggAAAATGTGTGCTCTTCTATGTGGCCTTCAACCAATAGGGAAGATGTCAAAAGTTTAATATCATCCATTGGTGGATTCAGAAAGTTCTATGCAGATTGTTTTCCCCTCATTGTAAACAAAGAAGTTACTGAGCACCAATGGAACAGCTATCCCGAGTACCCTGAAGAATGGACTGAGGCTGAATACTATGGTGACATGGATGAATTTGAAAGTATTTCGCCATCAGATTTTGTTTCCATTGTGGATATTAGATATAAAGATAAAACAATATGCTCAAAAGTCCTTTGGGGCATTCCAAATGCAAATGGCTTTGATGGTTGGTTCTACAACTGCCCATTTCGGATTGATCTTCTAACTTATGCAGCTAGAGATGATGAGAATGACGGTGAGGTTACACTTTCAGTATCTGATGGTCTGCCACCAATTGCATCTATGGAAAGAGAACGAAAAGATGGAAAGCTATGGCAGGAGCTTCGTGATGGACTCCGGCTTAGCtggattgttgtaaatagaaaaataaagcaaGCTGCTAATCTTGCTAGCTGGAGTCCTCTTGGTGGGCAAAGGCACTGGCCAACAGAAAAGGATTTTGTGTTGCACTTTGGATCTGTCCTTCCTGCGAAAGACATTCTTCCATGTCAAGTGGTGGAATGCATCCTTAGTATGAAATTCAGAGTGATCCATACTGAGGGAGAGGACGTTCAGACAACTCTCAAATTAACCGAGCTGAGCATGCAGTTGGAAGACATGGAAGGTTCTCATGTTAATGGAAGAAACAGTTTGCTTATCCTGAAGAAAGCACTGAGCTGCCGTAGGAGCAAAAATTACAGTGAAGTCCTCGAGTCTTGTCATTTGTACTCAAAAGTGCAGAGTGAGTTAAAGGAGGAGAAGATGAGAATTGAAAGCAGGTTAGACAGAATTTTTATCCTGGGTGGCATTTCTGTATTTGTAATGTTCTGGTACATCATCTTATAA